From Calorimonas adulescens:
CCGCTCTTAACAGGTCTGCGGTGGTATTTATAGCACCTGCTACCATCCCATCAGCATCGTCGTTCTGTACCATCATACACCCAAAATATAAAGGATTTTTGATGATTTCATATGCTTTATTTAAATCTACTCCCTTATTTTTGCGCAGCTCATAATACCTTTTTGCATAGCTTTCAAAAAGTGGTGATGAAATAGGGTCTATTATTTCTGCACCTTCAATATCTGCATTTAACTCCTTCGCCTTACTTTTAATCTCATCTTTATTGCCAAGTAATATAATCTCTGCTATTCCGTCTTTAATAATCATTTCAGCAGCCTTTACGGTTCGTGGTTCTGTCCCTTCAGCCAGAACTATTTTCCGCCGATCGCTTTTTGCTTTCTCTATAATTCCTTTTAATATTTCCATATAATACAATCTCTCCTTTCTGTATATTTATCACCTATTTGATATTCTATTCATAATGTTAAATTCCTGCCTAAGATGATAAAATAATAATATTAAAAACAATTTAATTTAGTTGTATATCATAATGTGGTTTTATTTATTAAAATTTTGTAATTGGAGGCAAATTTATGACAGTATTAGGTATCGTTTCCGAATATAACCCATTTCATAATGGACATCTATACCATTTAAAAAAATCTATTGAAGTTACTAAAGCCGATGCAATAGTAACTGTCATGAGTGGCAACTTTACTCAAAGAGGTGAACCCGCGCTATTTAACAAATGGATAAGGACTGAAGCAGCCTTGAAAAGTGGTATTAACCTTGTCATCGAACTACCCGTATGTTACAGCACATCCAGTGCGGAACTTTTTGCATTTGGGGCAGTAAGCCTATTGAATAGCATTGGAATAGTGGACTATATATCTTTTGGCAGTGAAAACGGTGATATTAAAGAATTAATGGAAATTGCCAAATTATTATCAACCGAAGACAATGATTTTAAGTTTCGACTAAAAAATTTCTTAAAAGCCGGTTACTCTTTCGCAAGGGCACGTCAATTGGCTATAGATAGGGAAAGTTTTAATAAAAAACTTATTACATCGCCTAATAATATATTAGGTATTGAATATTTAAAATGGCTAATTAGATTAGAAAGTAAAATTGTCCCAGTTACAATCAAAAGACTCGGTCCCGAATACAACGATCAGGAATTAAATGAAGCCAATCATATTTCAAGCGCCACATCCATTAGGAATACATTAAAAAATGGTGATCTTGAAAAAGTCTTGCAACATTTACCATACAGTAGTTATGAAATAATTAGAAATGCTCTTTTAAATGGGCAAAAACCCTTGTTTAAAAGTGATATGGAAAGGTTAATATATTATGAACTTATCAAGAACGATAAGATAGAAGAGATTTTTGATGTATCAGAAGGTTTGCACAAAAGAATAAAAGATAGAATTTACCAATCTCAATCCTTAGACGAATTATTGCTGGGAATCAAAACCAAACGCTACGCTTACAGCAGGCTTTCGCGGATACTATTTCATATTTTAATTAAATATACCAAAAACGAAGCGAATTCTTTTAATCAAACCGGTCCATTATATGTAAGGATACTGGGTTTTGACAATACAGGCAGGAAAATAATAAGGGAAATGAAAGACAAATGTGCACTTCCTATAATTACCAATTTAGGAAAACAATATAATAATTTGAGTGAGACAGCTAAAAAGATGATGCATAAGGACATTCTTTCTACAGATATATATTCTTTATTGAGCTCCAATGATATTAATATAGGACAGGATTACGTAAGGGGACCTGTAGTTATTACAACATAAAGCATAGCAAGATACGAAACCCTACTCATTTTATAATAAATTCAGTAAATATAACAGTGTAATTTCATCATACACTGGTATACCAGTTGAGGTATTGTTTTAAGATGGTTATTATATGATGTCACTTAAAAGTTGTAATAATAGCAAAGAAATATTTATAAACTTATTATAGGTGATTACCATGAAAATCAAAAAATGGTTTTTTGGCTTGCTGTCTTTAGCAGCAGGGATAATGACGATATCCATGATTTTATTTCCTCAACAGATTCTCGATGCTGCCAGACAAGGATTGTTCTTATGGGCAAATAATGTATTTCCTTCACTATTTCCATTCTATGTTATAAACCAGCTTTTGATAGGGTTCGGCATTGTAAATTTTATAGGGACACTGTTCGAACCAATAATGAGACCCCTTTTAAACGTACCAGGCGAAGGTGCACTATGTTTTTCACTTGGCATAGCATCAGGGTATCCAATGGGCGCCAAACTCATCTCATCATTGAGAAGTATAAATTCATGTACAAAGTATGAAGCAGAACGTCTTATGTCTTTCTGTAATAGTGCTGGTCCTCTTTTTATCATAGGTGTTGTCGGTATCGGTATTTTTAATAACCCTGTGATTGGCTATTTATTAGTTTTATGTAATTATGCAGGCCTTTTAAGTACCGGTTTGTTGTTCAGAATACATGGAACCATCGAACATAAAAATATTATACACTTAAATAATAATAACCTATTCAAGAGGGCCATACAGAACATGAAAGCAGCACAAAAAAAAGATGGAAGAAATTTTAACTATCTTTTTTCTGATTCTGTTAAAGATGGAATTAACCTGATGTTGACAATCGGAGGATATATAATAATATTCTCTGTTATTGTGAGGCTGATTAACATAACCGGGCTAACCACCTCTCTTTCAAATGTTATAAACATAATTTCTAAAGGGTTGATATCTAAAGAAATTGCCATTGGCATAATCAATGGTATTTTTGAAATGACCATAGGTTGTAACACTTTAAAAGAATTGTCAATTTCTCTTTATCAAAAAACTATTCTCGCAGGCTTAATTATATCCTGGGGTGGTTTATCAACACATGCTCAGATACAGAATGTGATTGAACATACTGACATCAGCTATATGTCCTATTTTTGCGCAAAGATTGCACACAGCATTTTAACTGCAACTTATGTATATTTTATCTATCCACTGATAATAAAGCCAAGTGCTACAGAAGCAATAAGTTTTAATAATAGCTGGTTATCCAACGTTGAGTTTTCATTGGCAATTATAATAATTGTCATAGCAGTTATAGTATCCATGGCAATAATAAACAGTTTAGCATTTAGAGACCCTTATTAACTTTTTTTGAGCTCTTCCCTGTTTTCCTTGAGGATTTTTAAAATCTCTGTTAGATCCTTTTCCAGCTTTTCCAGGATAGAATCAGCATATTCTTTTGAACCCAAACGAATCTCCTTGGCACTCTTCTGTGCAGCAGCAATTATTTCTTCCGCTTCAACCTTGGCCATTTTTACAATCTCTTCTTCACTGACCATAAGCTTGATTTTCTTTTCTGCCTCTGAAACAATTACATCTGACTGTTGTTGAGCCTCCAAAAGTATCTCCTGCTTATGACTTTCTATCCATTCTGCCTTTTTAATGTCATCAGGAAGCATTAACCTTACATCCTGGATCATCTTTAAAAATACATCCCTATCAACAAGTACTTTACCTGAAATGGGTATGCTCATAGACTTGTTAAGATAATCCTCTATCTTTTGAAGAAGTTCTAAAACCTCCATCTCTATCTCCCTTCTAATTTACTTTTTAGCTTTGAAGCGACATATGCAGGCACTAAATCGTCTATATCTCCACCGAAACTCGCTACTTCTTTAACTATGCTGGAGCTGAGATATGCATATTTACTGCTCGTCATCATAAAGAGTGTTTCGACGTCGTCATTTAATTTTTTGTTCATTAAAGCCATTTGAAATTCATATTCAAAGTCAGACAGCATGCGCAATCCTTTGATTATAATGTGATAGTTGTTTTGTCTCATATAATCCATAAGCAGCCCCGAAAAATAATCTACCTCTACGTTTTTAAATGCAGAAGTAGTCTTTATTATCATATCTTTTCTTTCTTCAACAGAGAAAAGTGGCTTTTTTGAGCTGTTTTCTAATATAGTTACTATTAACCTGTCAAATATACTTGATGACCTTTCAATAATATCTAAGTGTCCGAAGGTTATGGGATCAAAACTCCCAGGATATACTGCAATTTTCATAATAAATTCCCCTTAGTATAAAATTTTAGTAAGGTATTACCATATCTCTTTTCTTTATAGCAGATTAGACCTCCTATTTTATTATCTACATGTATATCAGAACCCAGTTCAAGTATAACTTTACCGTTATCTTTGAGTATCTCAAATTCTTGCAATAGCTCCGTTGCTTTATAATATAAATTATCATGATAGGGTGGGTCAATAAATACAAAATCAAAAAGAATTTCTTTTTGTTTTAAATAACATATGGCTTTTTCAAAATCCATATTTAAGATTAAAAACCTATTATTTCCATCCATATGGGTCTTTTTAAGGTTTTTTCGCAATAATTCTATACTCTTTTTTGAGTTGTCAACAAAAACACACAGATCAGCACCTCTGCTCAATGCCTCTATACCAAGAGCTCCAGTGCCAGAAAATAAATCCAAGACTGCAGAACCACTAATATCAAAAGATATTATATCAAACAATGCCTCTTTGACCCTATCTGAAGTTGGTCTAATATCCATGCCATCAGGGCCAAAAAGCTTTACTCCTTTATTTATACCCGATATTACTCTCATACACTACTCTCCTGGTATTATTTAATTACATTTTAACATAATTTTATTAAAATATGTATAAAGTTTTTATTTAAGGTTAAAATCATATATGGGAAATAAATTCCCCAAAATTCTTCCTTCAATTTCTCCTCTCCCAATAAAAAGGAATGGCTCTATAGAAGAGAGTCATTCCTTTTTATTCATGAAATTAATTATATCCGATTATCTGTTTTGTGGGGTATTGGCTATACTTCTTTCAGCCATTTCTATCATTTTCCTGACCATATGCCCACCAACAGCTCCGCAATCTCTAGAAGAAAGATTGCCCCAATAGCCATCAGCAGGAGGTTGAACGCCTATCTCGTTTGCAACTTCGTATTTCCATTGATCCATAGCTTTCTTTGCTTCTCTTACAACAATGATATTACTAGTATTTGAACCTCTTGCCATCCTTCTCACCTCCTAATTTGTCGCTGCATTATTAATATAACCCGTTTAATAGTTTATAAACATGTAATTGAAGGTAAAATATATTAATATTGTATCTAAGAAATTAACTTCCATTTTCAATTTAAAGCAATATCCTCCTCATTAAAACCCCACTTATCCTCTATAATCCTTACCATCTTTGTTGCAGTTAAAGTATCAAGCCCATATGTTTCTATAAAATATCTGACTGCCTTAAAAACATCCTCTAAGATGTCATTGTCTAAATAGGTACTCGCCACCTTAAAAGCCGGCATACCATGCTGCTTGAATCCTAAAAAGTCACCTGGCCCTCTCAATTTTAAATCGTGTTCCGCTATCTTGAATCCATCATTGGTCTGTGTTAGAATCTTTAATCTGTCCTTAACTTCAGAGTTATTATTCCCTAAGATAAGGAAACAGTATGACTCTTTGTCCCCACGACCAATTCTCCCACGAAGCTGGTGAAGCTGCGCCAGACCAAATCTCTCTGAATTTTCTATAACTATCACGGTTGCATTGGGCACATCAACGCCGACCTCGATTACTGTGGTAGAAACAAGCACATGAATCTTATTTTCCTTAAACTGTCTCATCATGTAATCTTTTTCTTCTTTTGACATTTTACCATGCAATATTCCCACGTTAAAACCAGTGAATTTTCCACTCAATTCTTTATAAATTTTCTCAGCTGATGCTGCATCTAACTTATCTGATTCTTCAATCAACGGCGCTACAACATAGCATTGTTCTCCATTTTTTAAATGCGTTTCTATAAAATTAAATACCTGTTCTCGCATTCCCTTATCAACCAGATAGGTTCTAACCGGTTTCCTTCCAGGCGGCAACTCATCTATAATAGAAATATCTAGATCACCATATATAATAAGTGCTAAACTCCTGGGAATCGGTGTTGCTGTCATTACAAGCACATCAATGTTATCGCCCTTTTGTTCAAGCATCGATCTCTGTCTAACTCCAAATCTATGTTGCTCATCTGTAATTACCAGTCCAAGATTTTTGTATATTACATTATCCTGAATAAGTGCATGAGTCCCTACTACAACATCTATTTCTCCTTTAGCAATTTTATCGAGAATATTATTTTTTTCTTTTGCTGAGAGTGAACTGATCAGAAGTCCAACCTTTATGCCCTGTCCTGCTAATAACCGGGTCAAGGTTGAATAGTGCTGTTCAGCTAATATCTCCGTTGGTACCATAAAAGCCGCCTGATAATTATTTTTAACAGCCTTATATACAGCCATTGCGGCAACAACAGTCTTACCAGATCCTACATCGCCCTGTAAAAGTCTGTTCATTGGCCTTTCCGACTCCATATCCTGTTTTATATCACTCCACGCTTTTATCTGAGCATTAGTAAGCTTAAACGGCAATAACTTAACAAATTCATCCTCATCACATGGACTAAACAAGATACCCTTTTTTATTGTTTCCCTCTTTAATTTCAATATGTTTAAATAAAGCATGACTTCAAACAGTTCTTGAAAAGCAAGCCTTCTCTTAGCTCTTTCTAAGTTTTCCATACTGTCAGGATAATGTATGTTTTTATAAGCCGTTTTTACATCTATCAATTTAAATTTACTCAGCAATTCCTGAGGAAGCATTTCATAAATTTCATCCAGATATAAAAAGGCCTCTTTTATAATGCCTCTCATCACTTTCTGAGTAATATTTTTTGTCAGACTATATACAGGATATATGCAAAGATAGTGATTTATGTCCTTTCTTATCGGTTCAACATCCGGATTTTTTATTTGAATTTCTCCAAATGATAGTTCAGCATCGCCATAAATAAGATAATAATTTCCGGCAATAAAATTTTTAATAATATAATCTTGATTAAAATAGGCCAAAGTGGCATACCCTGTGTCATCAGTTACATACAACTTAGTTATACTTAAACCATTTCGTGGTCTTAACACTTTATATCTTCCGGTATATTTTACGGCTGCCAATACTTTATGTCCACTGACTATATTTATGATCGGTGTTACTTTAGATCTATCTTCATAATCCCGGGGAAAATAATTTAATAAATCAAAAACCGTAAATATACCCATGCTGTTAAGAATCTTTTCGCGGCCTGGCCCTACACCTTTTATATACCTAACAGGCATTTCCAGATTTGACATAATTACCTCCAGAAAAGCATATAATCACACACCTAACATTAAACATTGTAATAGATATCTCCTCATCAATCAATACAATATAAATAAACTTGTTGTTGAAATCATGTATAGGTTTGTGTTAGAATTTACTTGTTTGAATTCAACTCAAGTTAGGAGGTGCTCTAATATGGCAAGAGTATGTGAAGTGTGTGGTAAAAGGCCTGTTACTGGTATACAATATAGTCATTCGCATAGACAGTCAAAGCGGATATGGAAGCCAAACATCAAAAAAGTCAGAGCGGTTGTAAATGGAGAAAATAAGAGTATATATGTATGTACACGTTGTTTGAGGTCTGGTAAGGTCGTAAGAGCAATATAAAGGGAACGTGCTGATGATTACATGTCAGCACGTTCCTTTTATTTTTTAATAAAAACACTTAAAAGTTTTTTAATAAAGCGAGGAGCTTTAATTACATAGACCTTCATAAAACACCTCCTTACACTCATTTTTGATTATAAAATAAAAGTCCTATGATAAGTATTATTATACCAGCCATACTAAACCAAAACCATACAGGTATATTTATGATTGCAACAGCAGCTCCAATAATCACAAGAGTAAATCCTATCAACCTCTTTATATTCCGTCTGCTAAAGCGAACATTACGGAAGGTTCTATTCATTTATATCCCCTCTTTGAGCCTACCTTATTTATAATATGATGAAAAAAAATAAATGTTACTGACCATATGAAAAAATAGCCAGAACGAAGTCATCTCCACTGTCTACATACCCCACATCCTCTGTAAACACATTGCTGATACCCAGCGATGTGTCTTTGGTGAGAGTAACACCATCAAGTGGATAATAGAAGCCCTTTAAAACGATTTTTTTAACGTCTCCAAAGAACGGGATAAAAGAAACCGTATCCCCCATTTGTCCCCTCAAAAAATTTTCTCCTTTAAGTAGCATCAACCTGTTATGTTCATCTACGATTTCGGCAGTTACTCCTTTTTTATAAATATAATAAAGCATGTTTATATTGGCCAGGGTATGATCTAATCTATTTCCTGTAGCCCCAAGTAGAATTATTTTATCTGCGGAAAGCTCTATGGCTCTGTCCACAGCCAATTGGGTATCAACATAATTTTTTTCTCGCGGATATCGAATAATCTCTGTACCAAGATGTTGAAAATAATTCAAAATTTCCTCTTTTATAGAATCAAAATCACCAATTAATATATCAGGCTTAATACCCAAAGATTTAGCATAATTGCCGCCACCATCTGCACATATAAATATATCAGAACTTTCTATATATGACCTTAAAAATTCAATATTCTCTACATTTCCATTGGATAGAATCACAGCCTTCATTTTATAATCGCTCCTATTTTCTTGCAATTTTCTATTATATCGCCCCTAAACACGGCAGTTCCAGCCACTATTATATCAGCCCCCGACTCTACCAAACTTTTTACATTCTTATTATTTATTCCACCATCTACCTCTATTTGATATCCATATTTATCTCCTCGTAATCTATCCAGTTCGGCTACTTTAAACAGCATTCTTTCTATAAACTTCTGCCCACCGAATCCTGGATTTACTGACATTACCAATACTATATCTACATCATCGAGAACATATTGAAGCGTAGATGGGGGAGTAGCTGGATTTAACGCCACCCCAGCCTTAGCTCCTCTTTTCTTAATTAAGCTTATAACCCTGTCTAGATGCATACAAGCTTCCTGATGCACAGTAATATAATCAGCCCCAACGTCACAAAACTCATCAATATAGTCCTGCGGGTTGGTCATCATAAGGTGAACATCAAGTTTAAGTCGAGTAAACCTACGAACATATTCTACCAAAGCAGGCCCAAAAGTAAGATTTGGGACAAAATGCCCGTCCATAATATCAATATGCAGCATTTCTATCCCTGCGTTTTCCAATTTTCTTATATTGTCACCAAGATTCAAAAAATCCGCCGACAAAATAGATGGAGCTAGTATAGCCATTTTAATACAACTCCCCTTCCGATTTAACAATTTCCCCCAATAGCTTCAGATAATTAAGATATCTTGATATGTGTATTTTACCTTCATTTACGGCCTCTTTAACGCTGCAACCTGGTTCATTCTGGTGAAGGCAGTTGGAAAAACGACACTCATAACTATTAAATTCTCTAAAACATGAGCTTAAATCATACCTATTGATAAAGTCTATAGAAAGCTCATTAAATCCTGGCGTATCAGCCACATAACTATTTTCATATATCTTTATTAGCTCTATATGCCTTGTAGTATGAGTTCCCTTTTTAGATTTTGAACTGATGTCACCAACATTCAACTTTAATCCAGGCCTCATTGCATTCAAAAGTGAGGACTTCCCTACCCCTGAATTTCCCGCAAATACAGATATTTTATTTGTTAGGTATTCGCTTAATTCATAAACACCTATATTTAACTTTGCACTGGTATAAAAAACAGGATAGCCAATATCTAAATAAATTTCTGACCACTCTTTGTATTCCCCTTCATAGTCTATATCAATTTTATTTACACAAATTATACAGTCTATTCCCCCATACTCACACATTGCTAAAATCCTGTCAATGTATAGAAAACTTGGTTCAGGAGCTTTAGCAGATGCGACCAAGACTACCACATCCACATTGGCCACTGGAGGTCTCATTATCCTGTTTTTTCTGTCAAGTATTTCCAGAATATAGCCATCTCTCTCGTCAATAGCTTTAATTATTACATTATCACCTACAAGAGGCGTCTTATCCTTCAATTTAAATAGGCCTCTTGCCCTGCACTCATATATTTTACCATCAACCAGCACATAATAAAATCCTGCAGTTGCCTTTATTATTTTACCCTCTGGCATAGATTCCTCCTAAGTATTATCTTCATATCTAGCATAGGGCTCTTTTTCATCGTTAATATACACCTCAATAATTACATGGCCTTTTGTAGGCACATTTAAGATATTTAACGGGCTATCCTGATAAGTATTCATACCTGAATATATAGTAGTCTCACCCAGAGCATCTTTTTTAACTACAACAACCTTCATCTCTCCAGGTATATCAGGTAAAGGAATAGTCACATTTTTCAAGACCGGTGGAGAAGGCTTTTTACTAACTACGACATCTATAGCTGACCCGCTTTCTACTGGATCACCTGGTTTGACGCTCTGTGATATAATTACACCCTCTGGTCCATCCTGCTCCTGTTCTGTTACATTTCCAAGTGTTAAATTATTTTCATTCAAAACTTTCTTTGCATCATCCAGGGTCTTACCAATAATATTTATCATGGTTACCTGCTCTTTTCCCCGGCTGACGTAAATATCCACCCGAGTATTTTTTTCTACTTCTTCATTAGCCATGGGATTTTGGGAGATAACCTTATTTGCAGGAACAATGTTGTCATATGCATAATTTACAATCGGTATTAAACCGGCATCTTTTAAAATAGAAACAGCCTCATCCATTTCCCGATTTTCTACAAGTGGTACCTTTACTAATTCAACCCCCTTACTTATTCTAACCTTTATTTTATAGTTCTTTTTTACTTTTATTTCTGGCTCAGGAGACTGACTCAAGACAATACCCGCCGCTTCATCGCTATAATCCTCTCCAACAATTTCTAAAGATAAGCCATTTTTTTCTAGCAGCTTCTTTGCATCATCTACCTGCATACCGACTATTGGGGGCACATCGATCTCTTCTGCTGTTTGACGGTTTATAAAAATGAATGTTGCTCCGGCTATGCCAGCCATTATTATTAAAACAATAACTGTTGTAATTATGGCAGAAACAATTTTGTTCCGTCTACTCTTTACTGGTTTATTGTCTTCTCTTTCATTCCCTTTATAATCTATCGTGGGCATAATCTTAGTAGGTGCATCCTCATCTATTTTGATAATCCTAAAATTAACAGGATCACTCACAAATTTATTTATATCATTAAGCATCTCTTTTGCTGTAGAGTACCTTTTAGTAGGATCTTTCTGAGTGGCTTTTATAATAATATCTTCAATCCCTTTCGGAATATCTCTGTTAATTTTTGAAGGTGGAACCAGCTCTTCTTCTATATGTTTTAGAGCTACCGAGATGGGGCTGTCCCCCTCAAACGGCACCTGTCCTGTAAGCATTTCATACATAACTATACCCAGTGAATATATGTCAGATTTTTCATCAACGATTCCGCCCTTTGCCTGTTCAGGGCTAAAGTATTGGGCCGTACCTATGATATTTTTATTGTATGTTAGAGTATAATCTGTAGCTGCCCTTGCTATGCCAAAATCAGTCACTTTTGCTATACCATCTTCTGTAATTAAAATATTATGTGGTTTAATATCACGATGTATAATATTATGTCTGTGAGCATTGTCCAATGCTCTTAGAACCTGACTGGCAATTGATATTGTTTCATCCACTGATAGATGCCCATTCACTTCTTTTATAATTTGTTTCAACGTCTTGCCCTTCACGTACTCCATTACAATATAATAGATATTGCCTTCATTACCAACATCATAAATACTCACTATATTCGGATGCGACAGGCTTGCCGCTGATTGTGATTCGTATTTAAATCTCTTTATAAATTCTTCATCGTGTGAAAATTCTGGGCGTAAGATTTTTATAGCTACAAATCTATTAAGCAAATGACAACGAGCTTTATACACAATACCCATACCGCCCTGTCCAATCTCTTCCAGAATCTCATATCTGTTACCCAACATTTTCCCTATCAATTAAATCACCTCAATCAGCACTTGACTGCAACTATTGTAATATTATCATATCCACCGCGAGCATTGGAACATTCAACTAGATTATTGCTGGCAGTTACTATATCACATTTTGTATATTCCTCAAGTATCTCGGCATCCGTCACCATATTTGACAGTCCATCTGTGCATAAAATTACAATATCACCTTGTACAGCCTGCCGTATATATACATCTATATTAATATCCATATCAACACCAATAGCCCGTGTAATTATATTTTTTAACGGGTGATATTTTGCTTCTGCAATTGATAGTTTGCCTTCTTTTACCATTTGAGTTACTAAAGAATGGTCCTCAGTAATTTGCTCTATTGTATTATTTCTAATCAGATATGCCCTGCTATCTCCAATATGTCCTATATAAAATTTGTTATTCTCAATCAGAAGTAGTGTCATTGTTGTGCCCATGCCGCTCTCATCGATATGAAGCTGTGATTCGTTTAAAACTCTTGTATTGCTATTTGCTATAGCTTCCCGTATAAATTTTTCTATCATGTCATCCGTCTTTTGCAAAGAGACATAATACTTATCAAAAAATTGTTTTGCCGCATCAACAGCCAGGGAACTGGCAATTTCACCCGCATTATGCCCACCCATGCCATCAGCAACAATGTAAAGTTTATAAGGATCATCACAGCCAGAAACATAAAAACTGTCTTCATTCTTGTCTCTCACCATACCGATATTAGAAACAGCATTGCTCATCATACAAATCACTC
This genomic window contains:
- the rsgA gene encoding ribosome small subunit-dependent GTPase A, with protein sequence MPEGKIIKATAGFYYVLVDGKIYECRARGLFKLKDKTPLVGDNVIIKAIDERDGYILEILDRKNRIMRPPVANVDVVVLVASAKAPEPSFLYIDRILAMCEYGGIDCIICVNKIDIDYEGEYKEWSEIYLDIGYPVFYTSAKLNIGVYELSEYLTNKISVFAGNSGVGKSSLLNAMRPGLKLNVGDISSKSKKGTHTTRHIELIKIYENSYVADTPGFNELSIDFINRYDLSSCFREFNSYECRFSNCLHQNEPGCSVKEAVNEGKIHISRYLNYLKLLGEIVKSEGELY
- the pknB gene encoding Stk1 family PASTA domain-containing Ser/Thr kinase: MIGKMLGNRYEILEEIGQGGMGIVYKARCHLLNRFVAIKILRPEFSHDEEFIKRFKYESQSAASLSHPNIVSIYDVGNEGNIYYIVMEYVKGKTLKQIIKEVNGHLSVDETISIASQVLRALDNAHRHNIIHRDIKPHNILITEDGIAKVTDFGIARAATDYTLTYNKNIIGTAQYFSPEQAKGGIVDEKSDIYSLGIVMYEMLTGQVPFEGDSPISVALKHIEEELVPPSKINRDIPKGIEDIIIKATQKDPTKRYSTAKEMLNDINKFVSDPVNFRIIKIDEDAPTKIMPTIDYKGNEREDNKPVKSRRNKIVSAIITTVIVLIIMAGIAGATFIFINRQTAEEIDVPPIVGMQVDDAKKLLEKNGLSLEIVGEDYSDEAAGIVLSQSPEPEIKVKKNYKIKVRISKGVELVKVPLVENREMDEAVSILKDAGLIPIVNYAYDNIVPANKVISQNPMANEEVEKNTRVDIYVSRGKEQVTMINIIGKTLDDAKKVLNENNLTLGNVTEQEQDGPEGVIISQSVKPGDPVESGSAIDVVVSKKPSPPVLKNVTIPLPDIPGEMKVVVVKKDALGETTIYSGMNTYQDSPLNILNVPTKGHVIIEVYINDEKEPYARYEDNT
- a CDS encoding Stp1/IreP family PP2C-type Ser/Thr phosphatase — its product is MMSNAVSNIGMVRDKNEDSFYVSGCDDPYKLYIVADGMGGHNAGEIASSLAVDAAKQFFDKYYVSLQKTDDMIEKFIREAIANSNTRVLNESQLHIDESGMGTTMTLLLIENNKFYIGHIGDSRAYLIRNNTIEQITEDHSLVTQMVKEGKLSIAEAKYHPLKNIITRAIGVDMDINIDVYIRQAVQGDIVILCTDGLSNMVTDAEILEEYTKCDIVTASNNLVECSNARGGYDNITIVAVKC